The region ATTGGCGAGTTCTTTTTTCGTCGCCTCTAAGGTGGTTTCTAACTCTCGCAGGCGGCGATTTTTCTCCTCCAATGCAGCCTCAATTCTGGCAGATTCCGCTTGGGTTTTTCGCACCTCCGCTTGCAGTTGCTCGTAAATTTCTGGGGAAGCCGCCGTCGAGATTTGCCGATCCAAAGATTCAATTTGCCCTTCTTGATCGTCTAAATCGTTCAGAAGCATAGTGGTAGATTGAACTTGCGCCTGCAATTGATGATTGAGAATAAACCTGAGCCGATCTAAAGTGGCTGCATCCGCTTCTAGCCAAGCCTCCTCCGTTTGGGCAATTTCTGCATTTAAAGCTTGGTTCTCCGCCTCTAGAAACGCTTGCACTTGGGCGAGGGAGTCTGCCCCTAAATCCATTTGTTGGAGGCGATCCAGCAAACGGCGATCGCGCTCTTGGATCGCCCCTTGTGCCATCTTCGCACTCAAAGCGCGTAACTCTCGATCTCCTTGAGCGATCGCCTCTTCTAACAGCGGTTGAATCAGCACCAGCGGTAGCACCCCTCCCGCCACCTCGCACAGCGCCTCCCGGATGTCTTGAGCCTTCTTGTGGGTATCAGCCAACTGTTGGTCTAACTTAGCGCGTTCCCCAGCAATTTTTCCCCCCTCTGAAATAAAGCGCTCAAACGCCTCCGTTTCTCGCAGTTTGGCAACCCTGAACAGTTCTTGCAAATCCTCAATTTCTTGCTTAACCGCTTGCTGTTCTAGGTGAGATTGTTCTAAGCGCTGCTCAATCTCCTCAATCTCGCTCAATTCCTTCGCACTCGCCATTTCCTTGCGCTTGCGAGCCATCAGAATATCTAAATCAACCGCCAAACGTTCGGCTAACTCCAACCCCAATAACGATTGAATTGCATCCACCACCATCGGCGGCGGTGCTTCTAATTCTGCCAACTCCTTCACCTGTTCCCCATCAAACAGAAACAGGCTAGAAATCCCCAAAGGGAGCAAATTCTCAATATACTCATCCCAATTTTGGGCTAATGTCTCATCCTTCCAATCCCCCTCTAAAATTCCTAGCGTATCCTTACCCTCTTTAGGGCTGCGCTTCCAATAGCGGACAATCCGATATTCTACCCGGCGATCGTACTGGAGATGTTCAAACAGCAACTCAACCCGCGTGCTGTCATTCGGCGGCGTATGGCGGTTGACGCATTGAGATAAAAACTCAGGATAACTGAGGCTTCCCCGCGTCGAACATTGAGCGCGACTGCCATAGAGCGCCAAGCGGATCGCATCCATGAGCGTTGTTTTTCCCCCGCCATTCATCCCCCCAACTAAAATAATGGGGTAAGATTGTTCTTCGCGATCGGGGGACAAGTTAATCGTTTGACGACCCACATAGGGGCCAAAATTTTCTAAGACCAGTTCTAAAAACTTCACCGTAGCCGTTAGGGGATAGGAACAGAACGCAGCAACCGCTCAACGATTGCTTCCGTGCGACGACCCCCAGCCGCAATCATCCGATGAGAAAGGACATGGGGCACTAAAAACTTTACATCATCGGGGAGGACATAATCGCGTCCTTCTAAAAAGGCTAAGGCTTGAGTTGCCTTTTGTAAAACCACTGCCCCTCTAGGACTCACCCCCAGCGTAATTTCTTCATCTTGGCGGGTGGCTCGTACCAAATTGACAATATATTGCTGAATAGAGGGTTCTAGCTTAACTTGGGTGCATTTTTGCTGGAGTTCTAGCACTTCCACCAAAGATAAACAGGGTTCGAGTGCTTCGGCTTTCAGTCCGGTTTGATTTTGCTGGAGCATTTGCAGTTCTTCTGTTTCTGTGGGATAACCCAAGGAAAAAGAAAGCGCAAACCGATCCATCTGGGCTTCCGGAAGGGGGAAGGTTCCTTGATATTCCACCGGGTTCTGGGTGGCGATCACAAAAAAGGGACTCTCTACCGTGCGAGACACCCCATCCACGGTGACTTGTTTCTCTTCCATGACTTCTAGAAGCGCTGACTGGGTGCGAGGGGTGGCGCGGTTAATTTCGTCGGTAAGCAGAACATTGGCAAACACGGGCCCCGGCAGGAAGGTAAATTCCCCCGTCCGTTGATTCCAGATATTGGTGCC is a window of Desertifilum tharense IPPAS B-1220 DNA encoding:
- a CDS encoding MoxR family ATPase, which produces MRERIQRLTDNLSRTIVGKKDAIRLVLVSLLSGGHALLEDVPGVGKTLLAKSLARSIDGRFQRIQCTPDLLPSDITGTNIWNQRTGEFTFLPGPVFANVLLTDEINRATPRTQSALLEVMEEKQVTVDGVSRTVESPFFVIATQNPVEYQGTFPLPEAQMDRFALSFSLGYPTETEELQMLQQNQTGLKAEALEPCLSLVEVLELQQKCTQVKLEPSIQQYIVNLVRATRQDEEITLGVSPRGAVVLQKATQALAFLEGRDYVLPDDVKFLVPHVLSHRMIAAGGRRTEAIVERLLRSVPIP
- the dndD gene encoding DNA sulfur modification protein DndD: MKFLELVLENFGPYVGRQTINLSPDREEQSYPIILVGGMNGGGKTTLMDAIRLALYGSRAQCSTRGSLSYPEFLSQCVNRHTPPNDSTRVELLFEHLQYDRRVEYRIVRYWKRSPKEGKDTLGILEGDWKDETLAQNWDEYIENLLPLGISSLFLFDGEQVKELAELEAPPPMVVDAIQSLLGLELAERLAVDLDILMARKRKEMASAKELSEIEEIEQRLEQSHLEQQAVKQEIEDLQELFRVAKLRETEAFERFISEGGKIAGERAKLDQQLADTHKKAQDIREALCEVAGGVLPLVLIQPLLEEAIAQGDRELRALSAKMAQGAIQERDRRLLDRLQQMDLGADSLAQVQAFLEAENQALNAEIAQTEEAWLEADAATLDRLRFILNHQLQAQVQSTTMLLNDLDDQEGQIESLDRQISTAASPEIYEQLQAEVRKTQAESARIEAALEEKNRRLRELETTLEATKKELANYGKQNLTRQNLRHLLDSAEKVQQTLKLFKQKLTLKKLNKLEVQVTECFRYLLHKSDLVHRIMIDAGNFSLTLYDPQGQFVPKHRLSAGEKQLLAIAFLWGLARVSGRQLPVAIDTPLGRLDSSHRQNLVERYFPSASHQVILLSTDTEIGKTEVATLREQEAIAREYLLKYDAKHRQTTVEAGYFW